TGAGGCATTTGAGATCGTCGGCGGCCTCGGGCTCGTCGCCGACCAGCACCACATGCCGGCGACGCAGGTCGACGTCGATCTCGGGGATCCCGATCCCGTCGATCAGCAGCGGGCTCTCACTGCGGATGAACTCGATGGTGTTGCCGGCGAACGACTCCAGGTGCGCCACCAATCCGGTCTTGGCCTCGATCATCAGGTCGGCGATCTCGACGTCGCTGCGCTCGACGCCTCGCGCCAGGCGTCGGTCACCGGAATAGACGGCGCCGTTGTGCAGCCGGATCTTGGCGCCGTCGCGGATCTTCTTGAACACCGTGGGCCCGGCCTCGTCGATCAGGGTGACGCCGTTGGCGACCAACACCTCGGGCCCGAGGTTGGGGTAGCGCCCGGAGATCGACGCCGAGGCGTTGACGACGCCGGCGATCTCGGCTTCCACCAATGCGTCGGCGGTGATCCGGTCCAGGTCGAGAATGTCGAGAACCACGATGTCGCCGGGGCCCACCCGCCGCAGCAACCGGTCGATGTCGTGATCGACCCGGGCCGTGCCGACGACACCCGGCCGGGAGGCGTTACGAGACAACAGAGCAGACATCTTCATGGGCGCGATTGTGTCCGGGAAATGCGCGGAAAACGGGGAGGCGCGCCGTAACACCAGCCTCAGAAGTTCTATCACGCCACATCAGTCACACGATGATGGCGTAGCTCCAGGCCGGAAAATCCAGGGATTCCCCTGTATCCGCCATGCCTTTTCCGGCCCTAATGTCGACGCGACCGGGGCACCGACTCCGAGGACGGAGAACCAGCGACATGATGGCGATACGAATTTCGTGCCTGGCCGCACTGGCGGCGGGTGCGTCGCTCGGCCTGGCCGGCCCGGCGAACGCCGAACTGGCAGACGGCACCTACACGATGACCATTTCCGAATCCAACCAGTTCCAGGTCGGCCAGACGCAGACGTGGCATGTCGGCAGCTGCGGTCCGGATTGTCGGCACGTCGAGGTGGCCGGCGGCGACACCCCTTACGACTTCCACCTGTCGGGCGATTCCTGGATTGCGTCCCAACCACCGGGGCAGGCGCACGGATTCACCACCACCGTCGAAAACTCTTCCCTCAGCGGCACATTCACCTTTGATGACGGCGCCTACTACAAGTACCGGCTGAAGAAGAACTGATCCGGGGTGGCCTAGCCGC
This is a stretch of genomic DNA from Mycolicibacter terrae. It encodes these proteins:
- the steA gene encoding putative cytokinetic ring protein SteA, with the translated sequence MKMSALLSRNASRPGVVGTARVDHDIDRLLRRVGPGDIVVLDILDLDRITADALVEAEIAGVVNASASISGRYPNLGPEVLVANGVTLIDEAGPTVFKKIRDGAKIRLHNGAVYSGDRRLARGVERSDVEIADLMIEAKTGLVAHLESFAGNTIEFIRSESPLLIDGIGIPEIDVDLRRRHVVLVGDEPEAADDLKCLKPFIKEYQPVLIGIGAGADVLRKAGYRPQLIIGDPDQMSAEVLRCGSQVVLPADADGHAPGLERIQDLGVGAMTFPAAGSPMDLALLLADHHGAALLVTAGHTANIETFFDRTRQLTNPSMFLTRLKVGEKLVDARAVATLYRNRVSAGAIALLVLAMLMAVIVALWVSQTDAVVLDWLGNYWHHLTQWLQHWVT